A region of Solanum dulcamara chromosome 7, daSolDulc1.2, whole genome shotgun sequence DNA encodes the following proteins:
- the LOC129894483 gene encoding metal-nicotianamine transporter YSL3-like produces MSRVGVELMEIEREETEEMRDDAEELKRIPPWTKQITLRGIVASVLIGTIYSVIVTKLNLTTGLVPNLNVSAALLAYVILQSWTKILKKANFTSTPFTKQENTIIQTCAVACYSIAVGGGFGSYLLGLNKNTYEQAGVDTKGNTPGSHKEPGLDWMIGFLFVISFVGLLALVPLRKIMIIDYKLPYPSGTATAVLINGFHTPKGDKMAKKQVKGFMKVFSFSFIWSFFQWFYSGGDQCGFANFPTFGLKAFKNSFFFDFNMTYVGAGMICSHIVNLSLLLGAVLSWGIMWPLITERKGAWFPSSLPQSSMKSLMGYKVFISIALLLGDGLYNFVRTLYFTFRNIYATLKTKRPESSSSEDKNLPLDELQRNEIFIRESIPFWLACIGYLIFCIISIIVIPIMFPALKWYYVLVAYVFAPALSFCNAYGAGLTDLNMAYNYGKVALFVLAALSGKENGVVAGLIGCGLIKSMVSISSDLMHDFKTSYLTLTSPRSMLLSQAIGTAIGCVVAPLTFFLFYISFNIGDPNGEYKAPYALIYRNMAILGVEGFSALPRHCLQLCYGFFAFAIVVNLVRDIAPERVGKWVPLPMAMAVPFLVGASFAIDMAAGSLIVCVWHKLNSKKADLMIPAVASGLICGDGLWILPSALLALIKVRPPICMAFKVGQTQ; encoded by the exons ATGAGTAGAGTTGGTGTAGAATTAATGGAGATTGAAAGAGAAGAAACAGAAGAAATGAGAGATGATGCTGAAGAATTGAAGAGAATTCCTCCTTGGACTAAACAAATTACATTACGAGGAATTGTTGCGAGTGTTTTGATTGGAACAATTTACAGTGTGATTGTAACGAAGCTTAATCTCACTACTGGACTTGTACCAAATCTCAATGTCTCAGCTGCTCTGCTTGCTTATGTGATTTTACAGTCATGGACAAAGATTCTAAAAAAAGCGAATTTTACATCCACTCCCTTTACTAAACAGGAGAATACTATTATTCAGACTTGTGCTGTTGCATGTTACAGCATTGCTGTTGGAG GTGGCTTTGGATCGTATCTTTTGGGACTGAACAAGAACACATATGAGCAGGCAGGGGTTGATACAAAGGGGAATACGCCAGGGAGCCACAAGGAACCTGGGCTTGATTGGATGATTGGTTTTCTCTTTGTTATTAGTTTTGTTGGTCTATTAGCCTTGGTTCCTCTTAGAAAG ATCATGATAATTGACTATAAATTACCTTATCCAAGTGGAACTGCGACTGCTGTTCTAATCAATGGATTCCATACACCTAAGGGAGATAAAATGGCCAA GAAACAGGTTAAAGGGTTCATGAAAGTTTTCTCATTCAGCTTCATATGGAGTTTCTTTCAGTGGTTCTATTCTGGTGGAGATCAATGTGGATTTGCCAACTTCCCCACATTCGGTTTGAAAGCTTTTAAGAATTC GTTTTTCTTCGATTTCAACATGACTTATGTGGGAGCTGGAATGATTTGTTCCCACATTGTTAACTTGTCTTTGCTTCTTGGAGCTGTGCTCTCTTGGGGTATCATGTGGCCTCTAATTACTGAACGCAAAGGCGCTTGGTTCCCTTCAAGTTTACCACAGAGCAGTATGAAGAGTCTAATGGGTTACAAG GTTTTTATCTCCATTGCTCTCCTCCTGGGAGATGGCCTTTACAATTTTGTCAGGACACTTTATTTCACTTTTAGAAACATATATGCCACGCTGAAAACAAAAAGGCCGGAATCAT CATCCTCAGAAGACAAGAATCTTCCACTTGATGAGCTGCAGAGAAACGAGATATTCATCAGAGAGAGCATTCCCTTCTGGCTAGCTTGTATTGGATACTTGATTTTTTGCATTATCTCCATCATTGTCATTCCAATTATGTTTCCTGCATTGAAGTGGTATTACGTACTCGTTGCCTACGTTTTTGCACCAGCCTTGAGCTTCTGCAATGCTTATGGTGCTGGTCTAACAGACTTGAATATGGCATACAATTACGGGAAAGTGGCTCTCTTTGTGCTTGCTGCATTATCCGGTAAAGAGAACGGTGTTGTTGCTGGACTTATCGGATGTGGACTGATTAAATCCATGGTTTCTATATCCTCTGACCTGATGCATGATTTCAAGACGAGCTATCTGACCCTCACATCCCCGCGTTCCATGTTACTTAGCCAAGCTATTGGGACTGCCATTGGATGTGTTGTAGCACCTCTTACATTTTTCCTATTCTACATATCTTTTAACATAGGGGACCCGAATGGGGAGTACAAAGCTCCTTATGCACTCATCTATAGAAACATGGCAATCTTAGGTGTTGAAGGATTCTCAGCTCTGCCTAGGCATTGCTTGCAGCTTTGTTATGGTTTTTTCGCCTTTGCCATAGTTGTCAACTTGGTGAGAGACATAGCCCCGGAAAGAGTCGGGAAATGGGTTCCTCTCCCAATGGCTATGGCTGTGCCTTTCCTTGTTGGTGCTTCCTTTGCAATTGATATGGCTGCGGGCAGTTTGATTGTATGCGTATGGCATAAGCTAAACAGCAAGAAGGCAGATTTGATGATTCCTGCAGTGGCTTCAGGATTGATTTGTGGTGATGGATTATGGATTCTTCCATCAGCACTACTTGCTTTAATCAAAGTTAGGCCTCCAATTTGTATGGCTTTTAAAGTCGGACAAACACAGTGA
- the LOC129894484 gene encoding protein S40-7-like produces the protein MPSPITNTSSSSSSIRFMGLLKQPDSDPNNNILDEFDESDVFWSESPDSTVANCFSPPTPTPLLPQRHPTLYKPSNSGLSAALTDDYHPLVRRKSTLNPSVSATSAAKMIPPVFRSENSNPNSYPKFHQSAPVNVPVWQKKDGPVGGLDLFDEVEDELEGEEMVPPHVMVAQSHVTFSVFEGVGRTLKGRDLRRVRNAVFQKTGFID, from the coding sequence ATGCCTTCTCCCATCACCAatacttcatcttcttcatcctcCATCCGCTTCATGGGTCTCCTGAAACAACCCGACTCCGACCCTAACAACAACATCCTCGATGAATTCGACGAGAGCGATGTCTTCTGGTCTGAATCACCTGATTCCACTGTCGCCAATTGCTTCTCTCCCCCTACCCCTACGCCCCTCCTCCCTCAACGCCACCCtaccctctacaaaccttccaATTCCGGCCTCTCCGCTGCTCTTACCGACGACTACCACCCCCTTGTCCGCCGTAAATCCACCCTTAACCCTTCCGTATCCGCGACATCCGCTGCCAAGATGATTCCGCCGGTATTTCGTTCTGAGAATTCAAATCCCAATTCTTACCCTAAATTTCATCAATCGGCTCCGGTGAACGTGCCTGTGTGGCAGAAGAAGGATGGGCCGGTGGGTGGATTAGACCTGTTCGATGAGGTGGAAGATGAGCTGGAAGGGGAGGAAATGGTTCCTCCTCACGTGATGGTGGCTCAATCGCACGTGACCTTTTCGGTTTTCGAAGGCGTTGGCCGGACGCTGAAAGGAAGGGATTTGCGGCGTGTTCGTAACGCTGTATTTCAGAAAACAGGTTTTATTGATTGA